A window of Bacteroidota bacterium contains these coding sequences:
- a CDS encoding addiction module protein encodes MTTTAIRKKVHQYIDEAEENVLEVVYKVLKLHSGEESILSDAQKQELDKTLAEHKAGKLKYYSLEQAQSAVYGKAKK; translated from the coding sequence ATGACAACAACAGCCATCCGTAAAAAAGTACATCAATACATTGATGAAGCAGAAGAGAATGTTTTGGAAGTGGTGTATAAAGTGCTGAAACTTCATTCGGGAGAAGAAAGCATTTTATCCGATGCGCAAAAACAAGAATTAGATAAAACATTGGCAGAGCACAAAGCCGGAAAACTGAAATATTACTCTCTCGAACAAGCACAGTCAGCAGTTTACGGCAAAGCAAAGAAGTGA
- a CDS encoding type II toxin-antitoxin system RelE/ParE family toxin, translating to MYRLIITDKAVSDIVHAKEWYNKQQENLGGRFANVIFDSIDNIKRHPLAYPNKYRFTREMYVQKFPYVIIFSMEENVIFILRVFACKQDYKKKYKNL from the coding sequence ATGTACCGTTTAATAATTACTGACAAAGCCGTCAGCGATATTGTTCATGCAAAAGAATGGTATAATAAACAACAGGAAAATCTTGGCGGCAGATTTGCCAATGTGATTTTCGATTCTATTGATAATATAAAACGCCATCCGCTTGCCTATCCGAATAAATACAGGTTCACGCGGGAAATGTATGTTCAGAAATTCCCGTATGTAATTATTTTCAGCATGGAGGAAAATGTAATTTTTATTTTGCGCGTGTTTGCATGCAAGCAAGATTACAAAAAGAAATACAAAAATTTATAA
- the dnaK gene encoding molecular chaperone DnaK has protein sequence MAKIIGIDLGTTNSCVSVMEGSDPVVIPNSEGKRTTPSIVAFVKDGERKVGDPAKRQAVTNPKHTVGSIKRFMGHTFDEVANEMKYVPYTVVKGDGGVPRVVIDDRKFSPQEISALILQKMKKTAEDYLGREVTEAVITVPAYFNDSQRQATKEAGEIAGLKVMRIINEPTAAALAYGLDKKNKDSKIAVFDLGGGTFDISVLELGDGVFEVKSTNGDTHLGGDDFDQKIIDFLADEFKKDEGIDLRKDPMALQRLKEAAEKAKIELSSSSETEINLPYIMPVDGVPKHLVKKLTQAKFEQMCDDLLKRALEPCKKAIKDAGLSVTDINEVILVGGMTRMPKVQQIVKDFFGREPHKGVNPDEVVAVGAAIQGGVLTGDVKDVLLLDVTPLSLGIETMGNVCTKLIEANTTIPSKKSETFSTAADNQPSVEIHILQGERPMAKDNRTLGRFILDGIPPAPRGVPQIEVTFDIDANGMLHVTAKDKATGKSQNIRIEAKSGLSDAEIKKMKQEAEANAESDKKAKEEADKINSADAMIFQTEKQLKEFGDKIPADKKEAIQKALSELKDAHKEKDIAKIDTTLAALNTVWHAASEEIYKAQQAQQQNTSGSGSGTEQPNANGQTNGEAKKDEAVTDVDFEEVKDDKKK, from the coding sequence GGCAAAGATTATCGGAATTGACCTCGGCACAACAAACTCCTGCGTATCCGTGATGGAAGGAAGCGACCCTGTTGTGATACCGAACAGCGAAGGAAAGAGAACCACTCCTTCGATTGTAGCATTTGTAAAAGACGGTGAGCGCAAAGTGGGCGACCCTGCGAAGCGGCAAGCTGTGACAAATCCAAAACACACTGTGGGTTCCATCAAGCGTTTCATGGGACATACCTTTGATGAGGTTGCCAATGAAATGAAATATGTGCCTTACACGGTGGTGAAAGGAGACGGTGGCGTTCCGCGCGTGGTCATTGACGACCGCAAATTTTCTCCGCAGGAAATTTCAGCGCTCATTCTTCAGAAGATGAAGAAGACCGCTGAAGATTATCTGGGAAGAGAAGTTACCGAAGCGGTTATCACCGTTCCGGCTTACTTCAACGATTCGCAAAGACAGGCAACGAAAGAAGCCGGAGAGATTGCGGGCTTGAAAGTAATGCGAATCATCAACGAGCCAACCGCGGCAGCGCTTGCATACGGTCTCGATAAAAAAAATAAAGACAGCAAAATTGCCGTGTTCGATCTGGGAGGCGGAACATTTGATATTTCCGTGCTTGAATTAGGAGACGGAGTGTTTGAAGTGAAATCCACTAACGGAGATACGCACCTTGGCGGAGATGACTTCGACCAGAAAATAATTGACTTCCTTGCTGATGAATTCAAAAAAGACGAAGGCATTGATCTGCGCAAAGACCCGATGGCGCTTCAGCGTTTGAAAGAAGCGGCAGAGAAAGCCAAGATCGAGCTTTCTTCTTCCAGCGAAACAGAAATTAATCTGCCATACATCATGCCTGTTGATGGTGTTCCAAAACACCTGGTAAAAAAACTCACACAGGCAAAGTTCGAGCAGATGTGCGATGACCTTTTGAAGCGCGCACTCGAGCCATGCAAAAAAGCAATTAAAGATGCCGGACTTTCAGTCACAGATATTAACGAAGTGATTCTGGTAGGCGGAATGACCCGTATGCCGAAAGTTCAGCAGATAGTGAAAGATTTCTTCGGAAGGGAACCGCACAAAGGCGTGAACCCGGACGAAGTGGTAGCGGTGGGCGCAGCGATTCAAGGCGGAGTATTAACAGGAGATGTAAAGGATGTGCTCCTGTTAGACGTTACTCCTCTCTCTCTCGGAATTGAGACCATGGGAAATGTTTGCACAAAACTGATCGAGGCAAACACAACCATCCCCAGCAAGAAGTCAGAAACATTTTCTACCGCGGCAGATAACCAGCCCTCGGTGGAGATTCATATTCTGCAGGGCGAACGACCCATGGCGAAAGACAACCGCACACTCGGCAGGTTCATCCTCGATGGAATACCGCCCGCACCCCGCGGAGTGCCGCAGATAGAAGTAACGTTTGACATTGACGCAAACGGAATGCTGCACGTAACGGCAAAAGACAAAGCCACCGGAAAATCTCAGAACATACGCATCGAAGCAAAGAGCGGACTGAGCGATGCCGAAATTAAAAAGATGAAACAGGAAGCCGAAGCCAACGCGGAGAGCGACAAAAAAGCAAAAGAAGAAGCCGACAAGATAAACTCAGCCGATGCCATGATCTTTCAAACAGAAAAACAATTGAAAGAGTTTGGAGATAAAATACCCGCTGATAAAAAAGAAGCCATACAAAAAGCCCTGAGCGAACTCAAAGACGCGCACAAAGAAAAAGACATTGCCAAGATTGACACCACACTTGCCGCACTCAATACAGTATGGCATGCTGCGAGTGAAGAAATTTACAAAGCACAGCAAGCGCAGCAGCAAAATACAAGTGGCAGTGGCAGCGGCACTGAACAGCCGAATGCAAACGGACAAACTAATGGCGAAGCAAAAAAAGATGAAGCTGTGACGGATGTGGACTTTGAAGAAGTGAAAGATGATAAGAAGAAATAA